From the Streptomyces sp. KMM 9044 genome, one window contains:
- a CDS encoding DUF397 domain-containing protein: MPGVRNGVRASSLDACWTKSRRSNAEGNCVEVAPLDGGDVAMRNSRDPDGPALVYTPAELAAFLAGVKDGEFDHLV; encoded by the coding sequence GTGCCAGGAGTGCGGAACGGGGTGCGGGCGAGTTCCTTGGACGCCTGCTGGACCAAGAGCCGGCGCAGCAACGCCGAGGGCAACTGCGTCGAGGTGGCCCCGCTGGACGGCGGGGATGTGGCGATGCGCAACTCCCGCGACCCCGACGGGCCCGCGCTGGTCTACACGCCGGCGGAACTGGCGGCGTTCCTGGCCGGGGTGAAGGACGGCGAGTTCGACCATCTGGTCTGA
- a CDS encoding SpoIIE family protein phosphatase, translated as MGRSPARSPQRPSTTVSSVRRQRQDGGGSRWRPPKWLRSLLSARSVAGQVFILHVVIVLLLVVSAVFALVLQVRHDSTLEARNRSLAVAEALAHSPGIVEALESPDPTLLLQPRAEAIRKQAGVDFVVVMDTDGIRYTHPKTDRIGKKFVGALQPALAGRPMTEEITGTIGPLVQAVVPVNDPDGVVVGLVSAGITTENVGGVAEEQLPLVLAAGVVALVLATTGAALVSRRLLRQTHGLGPHEMTRMYEHHDAVLHAVREGVVIVDDGTLLLANDEAHRLLGLPEDAEGRDVLDLSLDPGTADLLSSGRIATDEVHRVGDRLLAVNQRSTDRVGGPAGSVATVRDSTELRALSGRAETARERLDMLYDAGVGIGTSLDMTRTAEELTELAVPRFADFATVDLFETVLAGGEPDVTGSVRRTAMTGIREGTPLYPVGTQNRFVASSPQGRSLASGRSFIEPRLGDAPGWRAQDTERSGQIVAYGIHSLITVPLRAGSLVLGVVSFWRSEKPEPFDEEERALAEELVARAAVSIDNARRYTREHSMAVTLQRSLLPRTLPEQSALEIAYRYLPAQAGVGGDWFDVLPLSGARVALVVGDVVGHGLLAAATMGRLRTAVHNFSALDLPPDELLGLLDELVGRIDQDETEEEHSAPVTGATCLYAVYDPVTRRCTVARAGHPPPALIRPDGTVQYADVPAGPPLGLGGLPFETAELELAEGSRLVLYTDGLVEDRAHDIDVGLELLREALSRAGDSPEDTCRAVLQARRPVRARDDIALLVARTQALTEDRIARWPVPSDPAAVAEMRATIARKLSEWGLDELVFTTELILSELVTNAIRHGGGPIEVRMLRDRNLIVEVFDNSSTSPHLRYATMNDEGGRGLFLVAQMSERWGTRYLPAGKIIWAEQPIP; from the coding sequence ATGGGTCGATCTCCGGCCCGGTCGCCCCAGCGGCCCAGCACCACGGTCTCCTCCGTACGTCGGCAGCGACAGGACGGCGGTGGCTCGCGGTGGCGCCCACCGAAGTGGCTGCGGTCCTTGCTGAGCGCCCGCAGCGTCGCCGGACAGGTCTTCATCCTGCACGTCGTGATCGTGCTGCTGCTGGTCGTGTCCGCCGTGTTCGCGCTGGTGCTGCAAGTACGGCACGACAGCACACTGGAGGCCCGCAACCGCTCCCTCGCCGTGGCTGAGGCCCTGGCCCACTCGCCGGGCATCGTCGAGGCACTCGAGTCCCCCGATCCCACCCTCCTGCTCCAGCCGCGGGCGGAGGCCATCCGCAAACAGGCCGGGGTCGACTTCGTCGTCGTCATGGACACCGACGGCATCCGCTACACGCATCCGAAGACGGACCGGATCGGCAAGAAGTTCGTCGGCGCCCTCCAGCCCGCGCTGGCCGGACGGCCGATGACCGAGGAGATCACCGGTACGATCGGCCCGCTGGTCCAGGCCGTGGTGCCGGTGAACGACCCCGACGGCGTCGTCGTGGGTCTCGTGTCGGCCGGCATCACGACCGAGAACGTCGGCGGCGTCGCCGAGGAGCAGCTGCCGCTGGTGCTGGCCGCGGGGGTCGTCGCGCTCGTGCTGGCCACCACCGGCGCGGCGCTGGTCAGCAGGCGTCTGCTGCGGCAGACCCACGGGCTGGGTCCGCACGAGATGACCCGTATGTATGAGCATCACGACGCGGTGCTGCACGCGGTACGGGAAGGCGTGGTCATCGTCGACGACGGCACCCTGCTGCTCGCCAACGACGAGGCGCACCGGCTGCTCGGCCTGCCCGAGGACGCGGAGGGCCGTGACGTGCTCGACCTCTCCCTCGACCCCGGCACCGCCGACCTGCTGTCCTCGGGACGGATCGCCACGGACGAGGTGCACCGCGTCGGCGACCGGCTGCTGGCGGTCAACCAGCGGTCCACCGACCGCGTGGGGGGCCCGGCCGGCAGCGTCGCCACGGTCCGCGACTCCACCGAGCTGCGCGCCCTGTCCGGCCGGGCCGAGACCGCGCGGGAGCGGCTCGACATGCTCTACGACGCCGGTGTGGGCATCGGGACCAGCCTGGACATGACGCGCACGGCCGAGGAGCTGACGGAACTGGCCGTACCGCGGTTCGCGGACTTCGCCACGGTGGACCTGTTCGAGACGGTGCTGGCCGGCGGTGAGCCGGACGTGACGGGGTCGGTGCGCCGCACGGCGATGACCGGCATCCGCGAGGGCACCCCGTTGTACCCGGTGGGTACCCAGAACCGGTTCGTCGCATCGTCCCCACAGGGCCGCAGCCTGGCCTCCGGCCGGTCGTTCATCGAGCCCCGGCTGGGCGACGCCCCGGGATGGCGGGCGCAGGACACGGAGCGCTCCGGGCAGATCGTGGCGTACGGGATCCACTCGCTGATCACCGTGCCCCTGCGGGCCGGTTCCCTGGTGCTGGGCGTGGTCAGCTTCTGGCGTTCCGAGAAGCCCGAGCCGTTCGACGAGGAGGAGAGGGCCCTGGCGGAGGAGCTGGTCGCGCGGGCCGCGGTGTCCATCGACAACGCACGCCGGTACACGCGCGAGCACAGCATGGCGGTGACGCTCCAGCGCAGCCTGCTGCCGCGCACCCTGCCCGAGCAGAGCGCGCTGGAGATCGCCTACCGCTATCTGCCCGCGCAGGCCGGGGTGGGCGGCGACTGGTTCGACGTTCTGCCACTGTCCGGTGCGCGGGTCGCGCTGGTGGTCGGCGACGTCGTCGGGCACGGGCTGCTCGCGGCGGCCACCATGGGCCGGCTGCGCACGGCGGTGCACAACTTCTCGGCGCTCGACCTGCCGCCCGACGAACTGCTGGGCCTGCTGGACGAGCTGGTCGGCCGCATCGACCAGGACGAGACGGAGGAGGAGCACAGCGCCCCGGTGACCGGGGCGACCTGCCTGTACGCCGTCTACGACCCGGTCACCCGGCGCTGCACCGTCGCCCGCGCGGGACATCCGCCGCCCGCGCTGATCCGTCCGGACGGCACCGTGCAGTACGCGGACGTGCCCGCCGGCCCGCCCCTGGGCCTGGGCGGGCTGCCGTTCGAGACGGCCGAACTGGAGCTGGCGGAGGGCAGCCGGCTGGTCCTGTACACGGACGGTCTCGTCGAGGACCGGGCCCATGACATCGACGTCGGTCTGGAGCTGCTGCGCGAAGCGCTGTCCCGGGCCGGGGACTCCCCCGAGGACACCTGCCGGGCCGTGCTGCAGGCCCGGCGCCCGGTCAGGGCGCGGGACGACATCGCCCTGCTCGTGGCGCGTACGCAGGCGCTCACAGAGGACCGGATCGCCCGGTGGCCGGTGCCGTCCGACCCGGCGGCGGTCGCCGAGATGCGTGCCACGATCGCGCGGAAACTGTCCGAGTGGGGCCTGGACGAGCTGGTCTTCACCACGGAGCTGATCCTGAGTGAGCTGGTCACCAACGCGATCCGCCACGGCGGCGGCCCCATCGAGGTACGGATGCTGCGCGACCGCAATCTGATCGTCGAGGTCTTCGACAACAGCAGCACGTCTCCGCATCTGCGGTACGCGACCATGAACGACGAGGGCGGGCGCGGCCTGTTCCTGGTGGCGCAGATGTCGGAGCGGTGGGGCACCCGCTACCTGCCGGCCGGTAAGATCATCTGGGCCGAGCAGCCCATCCCCTGA
- a CDS encoding helix-turn-helix domain-containing protein gives MSAASHRISRLEPYLDRPEPAPTLLKMLVGVQLAGFREDAGLAQDQAARSVGFSAAKLSRIESGKGRRPPTESDVRALLELYGTDDYAVSVLVKLLRRAGEPGWWQRYDKRLMPEWFDRLVGLQEAAATIRTFEIQYVPGLLQTAAYTRAVVKRGLPNAPVSEVQRRVELRMRRAELLMREGAPQLWAVIDESILLRVLGSAEVMREQLAHLVRMAERPNVTVQIVPLGVTNASAPAIPVTYLRFGGLDLPDVVYLEHIKSANFLEDLDETEEYRIALDRLADESLRPRESLDLLRATMRDRYPEPQSGS, from the coding sequence ATGTCCGCCGCGTCGCATCGTATCTCCCGCCTGGAGCCCTATCTGGACCGGCCCGAACCGGCTCCGACCCTGCTGAAGATGCTGGTGGGTGTGCAGTTGGCCGGCTTCCGTGAGGACGCCGGGCTGGCCCAGGACCAGGCCGCGCGCTCCGTCGGCTTCAGTGCGGCGAAGCTGTCCCGCATCGAGTCCGGCAAGGGCCGCCGCCCACCGACGGAGAGCGACGTCCGGGCCCTGCTGGAGCTGTACGGCACTGACGACTACGCGGTCTCCGTCCTGGTCAAACTGCTCCGGCGGGCCGGTGAGCCGGGCTGGTGGCAGCGGTACGACAAGCGGCTGATGCCCGAGTGGTTCGACCGGCTGGTCGGGTTGCAGGAGGCCGCCGCCACCATCCGCACCTTTGAGATCCAGTACGTCCCCGGTCTGCTGCAGACCGCCGCCTACACCCGAGCGGTGGTGAAGCGCGGCCTGCCCAACGCGCCGGTGAGCGAGGTGCAGCGTCGTGTCGAACTCCGAATGCGGCGGGCCGAGTTGCTGATGCGCGAGGGTGCCCCGCAGCTGTGGGCGGTCATCGACGAGTCGATTCTGCTGCGTGTGCTGGGCAGTGCCGAGGTGATGCGGGAACAACTCGCCCACCTGGTGCGGATGGCCGAGCGCCCCAATGTCACCGTGCAGATCGTGCCGCTGGGCGTGACGAACGCGTCGGCTCCCGCCATCCCGGTGACGTATCTGCGCTTCGGCGGTCTCGATCTTCCCGACGTGGTCTATCTGGAACACATCAAGAGCGCCAACTTCCTCGAGGACCTCGACGAGACGGAGGAGTACCGGATCGCGCTGGACCGCCTCGCCGACGAGTCCCTGCGCCCCCGCGAATCCCTTGACCTGCTGCGTGCCACCATGCGGGACCGCTACCCGGAGCCGCAGTCCGGTTCGTAA
- a CDS encoding FAD-dependent oxidoreductase, producing MPRPLRVAVVGSGPAGIYAADALLKSDVSADPGVSIDIFERMPAPFGLIRYGVAPDHPRIKGIITALHQVLDKPQIRLFGNVDYGTDIHLDDLRAFYDGVVFATGATADRAMPSLPGIGLHGSYGAADFVSWYDGHPDVPRTWPLDAEKVAVLGVGNVALDVARILAKTAEELLPTEIPPNVHEGLQANKAREIHVFGRRGPAQAKFSPMELRELDHSPSIEVVVDPEDIDYDEGSITTRRGNKQADMVAKTLEKWAIRDVGDRPHKLFLHFFESPSEILGEDGKVTGLRTERTELDGTGNVKGTGEFKDWDVTAVYRAVGYLSDKLPKLPWDIDSGTVPDKGGRVIQENGEHLASTYVTGWIRRGPIGLIGHTKGDANETVSNLLDDFANGRLQTPATPEPEAVDAFLAEHSVRYTTWDGWYRLDAAEKALGEPQGRERVKFVEREDMLRESGA from the coding sequence ATGCCCCGCCCCCTGCGGGTAGCCGTCGTGGGATCCGGCCCCGCCGGGATCTACGCCGCCGACGCCCTGCTCAAGTCCGACGTCTCCGCCGATCCGGGTGTCTCGATCGACATCTTCGAGCGCATGCCGGCACCGTTCGGTCTGATCCGTTACGGCGTCGCTCCCGACCACCCGCGGATCAAGGGCATCATCACGGCCCTGCACCAGGTGCTCGACAAGCCGCAGATCAGACTGTTCGGCAACGTGGACTACGGCACCGACATTCACCTCGACGATCTGCGCGCGTTCTACGACGGTGTGGTCTTCGCCACCGGCGCGACCGCCGACCGGGCCATGCCCTCCCTCCCGGGCATCGGCCTCCACGGCTCGTACGGTGCCGCAGACTTCGTCTCCTGGTACGACGGACACCCCGACGTGCCGCGCACCTGGCCGCTGGACGCGGAGAAGGTCGCCGTACTCGGCGTCGGCAATGTCGCCCTGGACGTCGCGCGCATCCTCGCCAAGACGGCGGAGGAACTGCTGCCGACGGAGATCCCGCCGAACGTCCACGAGGGACTGCAGGCCAACAAGGCGCGGGAGATCCACGTCTTCGGCCGCCGTGGCCCCGCGCAGGCGAAGTTCAGCCCGATGGAGCTGCGCGAGCTGGACCACTCCCCCAGCATCGAGGTCGTCGTCGACCCCGAGGACATCGACTACGACGAGGGGTCGATCACCACCCGGCGGGGCAACAAGCAGGCCGACATGGTCGCGAAGACGCTGGAGAAGTGGGCGATCCGTGATGTCGGCGACCGCCCTCACAAACTGTTCCTGCACTTCTTCGAGTCGCCGTCGGAGATCCTTGGCGAGGACGGCAAGGTGACCGGCCTGCGCACCGAGCGCACCGAGCTCGACGGCACCGGCAACGTCAAGGGCACCGGTGAGTTCAAGGACTGGGACGTCACTGCTGTCTACCGCGCGGTGGGCTATCTGTCCGACAAACTCCCCAAGCTGCCCTGGGACATCGACTCCGGCACCGTTCCGGACAAGGGCGGCCGGGTCATCCAGGAGAACGGCGAGCACCTGGCGTCGACGTACGTCACCGGCTGGATCCGGCGCGGCCCCATCGGCCTGATCGGTCACACCAAGGGCGACGCCAACGAGACGGTCTCGAACCTGCTGGACGACTTCGCGAACGGGCGGCTGCAGACGCCCGCGACGCCCGAGCCCGAGGCCGTGGACGCGTTCCTCGCCGAGCACTCCGTCCGCTACACCACCTGGGACGGCTGGTACAGGCTGGACGCCGCGGAGAAGGCACTGGGCGAGCCGCAGGGGCGCGAGCGCGTGAAGTTCGTCGAGCGCGAGGACATGCTGCGGGAGAGCGGCGCGTGA
- a CDS encoding lamin tail domain-containing protein — MRIRTAAVATTAVAGALATLTAVPAHAAEYTSALKVRGVQYDAPGRDSNKCFTGNTHQEYLTVKNYSPTKTVNLKGYVVEDTVGNRFVFEADHYLQLRDYVKLRGGSGSGSGSGSGKNSVVYRDNCNFIWNNDKDTIYPVKPTGSRADAHAYTKRGSDRDGNGYISFHK, encoded by the coding sequence ATGCGTATACGCACCGCTGCCGTTGCGACCACCGCCGTCGCGGGGGCCCTGGCCACTCTGACGGCCGTTCCGGCACACGCCGCCGAGTACACCTCCGCGCTGAAGGTCCGGGGCGTCCAGTACGACGCCCCGGGGCGCGACTCCAACAAGTGCTTCACGGGCAACACCCACCAGGAGTACCTGACGGTCAAGAACTACTCGCCGACGAAAACCGTGAACCTCAAGGGCTACGTCGTCGAGGACACCGTCGGGAACCGGTTCGTCTTCGAGGCCGATCACTACCTCCAGCTCCGCGACTACGTGAAGCTGCGCGGCGGCTCCGGCTCCGGCTCCGGCTCCGGCTCCGGCAAGAACAGCGTCGTCTACCGCGACAACTGCAATTTCATCTGGAACAACGACAAGGACACGATTTACCCCGTCAAGCCGACGGGGAGCCGCGCCGACGCGCACGCGTACACGAAGCGCGGCTCCGACCGGGACGGCAACGGGTACATCTCGTTCCACAAGTGA